Proteins from a genomic interval of Sphingomonas sp. Y38-1Y:
- a CDS encoding recombinase family protein: protein MTKRIALYTRVSQDSQTTENQRRELMAVAERLGWEVVAEFTDHGISGSKGRDKRPGYDALMKAVARREIDMVASWAVDRLGRSLQNLVTFLTEINAKGVDLYLHQQALDTSTPSGRAMFGMLSVFADFEREMIISRIKAGLARSTKRSGRPPLDAEKVERIKRSLTKGVSINATAKKLKVGVGTVHRLKQQMAVAA, encoded by the coding sequence ATGACCAAGCGCATCGCACTCTACACCCGCGTCTCACAGGACAGCCAGACCACCGAGAACCAGCGTCGAGAACTCATGGCCGTCGCCGAACGACTTGGCTGGGAAGTCGTCGCCGAGTTCACCGACCACGGTATCAGCGGGTCGAAGGGACGTGACAAGCGCCCCGGCTACGATGCGCTGATGAAGGCTGTCGCGCGGCGCGAGATCGACATGGTGGCAAGCTGGGCCGTGGACCGGCTCGGACGCTCCCTCCAGAACCTCGTCACCTTCCTCACCGAGATCAACGCCAAGGGGGTGGACCTCTATCTCCACCAGCAGGCGCTCGACACCAGCACGCCCAGCGGACGCGCCATGTTCGGTATGCTGTCGGTGTTCGCGGACTTCGAGCGTGAGATGATCATCTCACGGATCAAGGCCGGGTTGGCTCGATCCACGAAACGGTCTGGCCGACCGCCCCTCGACGCCGAGAAGGTTGAGCGCATCAAGCGCTCCCTCACCAAGGGCGTCAGCATCAACGCCACGGCCAAGAAGCTCAAGGTCGGTGTCGGGACCGTCCACCGGCTGAAGCAGCAGATGGCGGTCGCCGCCTGA
- a CDS encoding DUF6538 domain-containing protein, with protein MLRRGHKLYYRHTIPVDAQGILNRVEVWRSLRTDSLAVAVRRLPSVPAGAGSTLDGAAPCRASKGRASDKGRGRARRGTVRHERSCFQSGVGLAGPALAVPSAPTANSFTGSTPRGADPDHCSSWSTTSSPRRVMVPARPLAT; from the coding sequence GTGCTTCGACGGGGGCACAAGCTCTACTATCGCCACACCATCCCGGTTGACGCTCAAGGCATACTGAACCGGGTCGAGGTCTGGCGCTCGCTCCGCACGGACAGCCTCGCCGTCGCCGTGCGTCGGTTGCCGAGCGTGCCCGCAGGTGCTGGATCGACGCTTGATGGTGCGGCCCCGTGCCGCGCCAGCAAGGGGCGGGCGAGCGACAAGGGCCGGGGACGCGCGAGGCGCGGCACCGTTCGGCATGAGCGATCATGCTTTCAGTCAGGCGTCGGCCTTGCCGGTCCCGCTCTGGCGGTCCCGTCCGCGCCCACCGCGAACAGCTTCACTGGCTCGACACCACGGGGTGCCGACCCGGATCACTGTTCCTCATGGAGCACGACAAGTTCACCTCGACGGGTGATGGTGCCTGCTCGACCGCTGGCAACCTGA
- a CDS encoding complex I NDUFA9 subunit family protein: protein MRNKLITLFGGGGFVGRYVAQELMATGARVRIAQRDPRRAFFLKPLGGLGQVQFVGADVTRPETIARAVDGADAVVNLVGTFTDYQRIQVQGAKLVAEAAAAAGAGALVHISAIGADPASASRYGKSKAEGEAAVRAAFANATILRPSVVFGREDQFVNRFAGLIAGPLPVVPVLKPDAKFQPVHVVDVARAVTASIADPNAHGGHVYELGGPDVLTMLDLHRWIAEATGRNKTFAPLPDFAGEALSSLGFLPGAPITRDQWLMLQSDNVVAADAEGFEAFGVTPTPLAAVAPGWLVLYRRQGRFGLAKPAADL from the coding sequence ATGCGGAACAAGCTCATCACCCTTTTTGGCGGCGGCGGGTTCGTCGGCCGCTATGTGGCGCAGGAGCTGATGGCGACGGGCGCGCGCGTGCGCATCGCCCAGCGCGACCCGCGCCGCGCCTTTTTCCTCAAGCCGCTGGGCGGCCTAGGCCAGGTGCAGTTCGTCGGCGCCGACGTGACCCGGCCGGAGACGATCGCGCGCGCGGTCGACGGCGCCGATGCGGTGGTCAACCTGGTCGGCACCTTCACCGATTATCAGCGGATCCAGGTCCAGGGCGCGAAGCTCGTCGCGGAGGCGGCTGCCGCGGCGGGGGCAGGGGCGCTGGTCCACATCTCCGCGATCGGCGCCGATCCGGCGAGCGCGTCGCGCTATGGCAAGAGCAAGGCCGAAGGCGAGGCGGCGGTGCGCGCGGCGTTCGCAAACGCCACCATCCTGCGCCCCTCGGTCGTGTTCGGGCGCGAGGATCAGTTCGTCAATCGCTTCGCCGGCCTGATCGCCGGGCCGCTGCCAGTCGTCCCGGTGCTCAAGCCCGATGCCAAGTTCCAGCCCGTCCACGTCGTCGACGTGGCGCGCGCGGTGACGGCATCAATCGCCGATCCGAATGCGCATGGCGGGCACGTGTATGAACTCGGCGGGCCGGACGTGCTGACGATGCTCGACCTGCACCGCTGGATCGCCGAGGCGACGGGTCGCAACAAGACCTTCGCGCCGCTGCCCGATTTCGCGGGCGAGGCGCTGTCGAGCCTGGGCTTCCTGCCCGGCGCGCCGATCACGCGCGACCAGTGGCTGATGCTTCAGAGCGACAATGTGGTCGCGGCCGATGCCGAGGGCTTCGAGGCGTTCGGCGTCACGCCGACGCCGCTCGCCGCGGTCGCGCCCGGCTGGCTGGTGCTCTATCGTCGCCAGGGCCGCTTCGGCCTCGCCAAGCCCGCCGCCGACCTGTGA
- a CDS encoding undecaprenyl-diphosphate phosphatase, producing MIDLREWLEAAFLGLVQGLTEFLPISSSAHLRIVGAFLPSATDPGAAFTAVTQIGTEAAVLLYFRKDIWRIATAWLRWLRTNRPEDRDDARMGWLVIVGTVPIVILGLLFKDAIETSLRNLWITATMLIGFGLLLGLADRVGAKRLTLDRLSWRDGILFGFAQAMALIPGVSRSGGTITAGLMMGYTREAAARYSFLLAIPAVLASGFYQLLKSWGQFGPFGPGSTALATIIAFVVGYGVIVVFLRLVSTRSYMPFVIYRVIAGGALIAALSTGLIAAR from the coding sequence GTGATCGACCTTCGCGAGTGGCTCGAGGCGGCGTTCCTCGGGCTGGTGCAGGGGCTGACCGAGTTCCTGCCGATCTCGTCGAGTGCGCATCTGCGGATCGTCGGCGCGTTCCTTCCTTCCGCGACAGACCCGGGCGCTGCATTCACCGCGGTGACGCAGATCGGGACCGAGGCGGCGGTCCTGCTCTATTTCCGCAAGGATATCTGGCGGATCGCCACTGCGTGGCTGCGCTGGCTGCGCACCAATCGGCCCGAGGATCGCGACGACGCGCGGATGGGCTGGCTGGTGATCGTCGGGACGGTTCCGATCGTGATCCTGGGCCTCTTGTTCAAGGACGCGATCGAGACGTCGCTGCGCAACCTGTGGATCACCGCGACGATGCTGATCGGCTTTGGCCTGCTGCTGGGGCTCGCCGATCGCGTCGGGGCCAAGCGGCTGACGCTCGACCGGCTGAGCTGGCGCGACGGCATCCTGTTCGGCTTTGCTCAGGCGATGGCGCTGATCCCCGGCGTCTCGCGGTCGGGCGGGACGATCACCGCGGGGCTGATGATGGGCTACACGCGGGAGGCGGCGGCGCGATACTCGTTCCTGCTCGCCATCCCGGCGGTGCTCGCCTCGGGCTTCTATCAGCTTCTGAAGAGCTGGGGACAGTTCGGGCCGTTCGGTCCCGGATCGACCGCGCTGGCGACGATCATCGCGTTCGTCGTCGGTTACGGCGTGATCGTCGTGTTCCTGCGCCTGGTTTCGACGCGCAGCTATATGCCGTTCGTCATCTATCGCGTGATCGCGGGCGGTGCGCTGATTGCGGCGCTATCGACCGGCCTGATCGCCGCAAGGTAG